Proteins encoded together in one Impatiens glandulifera chromosome 1, dImpGla2.1, whole genome shotgun sequence window:
- the LOC124927406 gene encoding uncharacterized protein At2g29880-like, with amino-acid sequence MCIFFYQYKIFVGVFSNQSYIFTLYFEKIRRMKTKSYLKWTSMMDNVLTNVLLEQHNLGNHPPNGWKSVAYAAAVSALHNQCNVNVSRENIQSRLKTWDKHYAVISTMLGTSGFGWDWDRKVVKVDSEEVWTTYVKAHPDASHYRSKIVENWEDLSIICGQDKANGSGAETADEGARAMFEDIESCSKLSKESTSVERPSKRTRHNDMATAISKMADVVGKAYNVEKTSAQQVFDELSKITDLEETQFLQAVDVSPSSTLESSFESLHVKKFDSIDLSFAKGCIHEEFHETYNINDNAELDDTGIEDFATWGFENEDTNGEDPISGGDYEVILYVHAIWCHPTGTVHIEIL; translated from the exons ATGTGTATCTTcttttatcaatataaaatctttgttgGTGTCTTTTCTAATCAATCTTATATTTTCACTctatattttgaaaagataagGAGAATGAAGACTAAATCGTATCTCAAATGGACATCAATGATGGATAATGTGCTAACAAATGTATTACTTGAGCAACATAATTTGGGAAATCATCCTCCTAACGGATGGAAATCTGTTGCATATGCTGCTGCGGTTAGTGCATTACACAATCAATGTAATGTTAATGTTAGTAGGGAAAATATACAATCGCGACTTAAGACTTGGGATAAACATTATGCTGTTATAAGTACTATGCTTGGTACGAGTGGATTTGGATGGGATTGGGATAGAAAAGTGGTGAAAGTGGATAGTGAAGAAGTTTGGACAACTTATGTTAAG GCACACCCAGATGCGAGTCATTATAGAAGTAAAATTGTTGAGAATTGGGAAGATTTGTCAATTATTTGTGGACAAGATAAAGCTAATGGAAGTGGAGCTGAAACGGCTGATGAAGGTGCAAGAGCTATGTTTGAAGATATAGAGAGTTGttcaaaattaagtaaagaatcAACTAGTGTAGAACGACCTTCTAAAAGAACTCGTCATAATGATATGGCAACTGCAATATCCAAGATGGCTGACGTGGTTGGTAAGGCATACAATGTTGAAAAGACAAGTGCTCAACAAGTTTTTGATGAACTATCAAAAATTACAGACTTAGAGGAGACACAATTTCTACAAGCGGTTGAT GTATCGCCTTCATCAACACTTGAATCGTCATTTGAGTCCCTCCATGTGAAGAAATTTGATAGTATTGATCTTTCTTTCGCCAAAG GATG TATACATGAAGAATTTCATGAAACTTACAACATCAATGATAATGCTGAGTTGGATGATACTGGAATTGAAGATTTTGCAACATGGGGTTTCGAGAATGAAGATACGAATGGGGAAGACCCTATTTCCGGAGGTGATTATGAG
- the LOC124927502 gene encoding uncharacterized protein LOC124927502 — MDDNSLVQVKKIRLLLDVITQTTIAIVDWLQEQPIPRVPRYDTEENNALRKILLKRLYGEKDKTCFDLLRFTKHSFTMFCELLREKGLQDNSNVTVEESVAMFLLVLGHRVKLRVLGGIYIRSLETISRRFHEVLRLVLSLSKDFIRLPNQVENVDENDHKWRWFKDCLGALDGTHVEMTIPLKDQGRYRNRKQQITTNVLGVCDRKSLKFLYVLPGWEGSSSDSKVLRSALVRERDPFLVPTGNYYLVDAGYANTPGFLAHYRSTRYHLNEWSSHGNRPSNYKELFNL; from the exons ATGGATGATAACAGTTTAgtacaagtaaaaaaaataagattactTCTTGATGTGATAACTCAAACAACTATTGCAATTGTGGATTGGTTACAAGAACAACCTATACCAAGAGTCCCACGATATGACACTGAGGAAAATAAtgcattaagaaaaatattgttaaaaagaTTATATGGAGAAAAAGACAAGACTTGTTTTGACTTATTACGATTCACAAAACACAGTTTCACTATGTTTTGTGAATTGTTGCGTGAAAAGGGTTTACAAGATAATAGCAATGTGACGGTTGAAGAATCTGTAGCCATGTTTTTACTTGTACTAGGACATAGAGTAAAACTTCGGGTACTTGGAGGTATCTATATTCGTTCATTAGAGACAATTAGTAGGCGCTTTCATGAAGTACTACGCTTGGTTCTCAGTTTAAGTAAGGATTTTATAAGATTACCTAATCAAGTTGAGAATGTTGATGAGAATGATCATAAATGGAGATGGTTCAAG gattGCCTTGGAGCTTTGGATGGAACAcatgttgagatgactattccACTTAAGGATCAAGGTAGATATCGAAATAGGAAACAACAGATAACAACTAATGTTTTGGGAGTATGTGATAGAAAGAGTTTGAAATTTCTTTATGTTCTTCCTGGATGGGAAGGTTCATCATCAGATTCAAAAGTTTTACGAAGTGCATTAGTGAGAGAAAGGGATCCATTTCTTGTGCCGACTg gaAATTATTATCTAGTTGATGCTGGATATGCAAATACTCCCGGATTTTTAGCTCATTATCGTTCTACTCGTTATCACCTAAATGAATGGTCAAGTCATGGTAATCGTCCTTCTAACTATAAGGAATTATTTAACCTATGA